One window from the genome of Micromonospora aurantiaca ATCC 27029 encodes:
- a CDS encoding C40 family peptidase gives MSSLRMLLRSLAVAGLSAALLAPAQVARAEPTPAELTKQIEKSSTELERIVESYNKLNEDIKTNKATAAKLEARIGPLQEQAERSRADVGVLAATAYKTGGMRTAAALLDPGGQATLPERLGTLDQLTRQRQRTINSFTADQKRLIDQKTALDVTLAREAAQAKQLKSAKTRIEADLSDLYEMRRKAYGRATEAPGNPSSAGKPPAVSGDAGTAVRYAYGAVGKPYGYAQDGPGSYDCSGLTLAAWRAAGKSLPHSAAQQWGATTRISRSQLQPGDLVFYSGLGHVALYVGNGQIIDAPSAGRNVSKRGMNIMTIAGYGRV, from the coding sequence TTGTCGTCCTTACGGATGCTGCTCCGCTCGCTGGCGGTGGCCGGCCTCTCGGCCGCGTTGCTCGCCCCGGCGCAGGTGGCCCGGGCCGAGCCGACCCCCGCCGAGCTGACGAAGCAGATCGAGAAGTCCTCGACTGAGCTGGAGCGAATCGTCGAGTCCTACAACAAGCTCAACGAGGACATCAAGACCAACAAGGCCACCGCGGCCAAGTTGGAGGCCCGGATCGGGCCGCTGCAGGAACAGGCCGAACGCAGCCGCGCCGACGTGGGCGTGCTGGCCGCGACGGCGTACAAGACCGGCGGCATGCGCACCGCGGCGGCCCTGCTGGACCCGGGCGGCCAGGCCACCCTGCCGGAGCGGCTGGGCACGCTCGACCAGCTCACCCGCCAGCGGCAGCGCACCATCAACAGCTTCACCGCCGACCAGAAGCGGCTGATCGACCAGAAGACCGCGCTGGACGTCACGCTCGCCCGAGAGGCGGCGCAGGCCAAGCAGCTCAAGTCCGCGAAGACGCGGATCGAGGCGGACCTGTCCGACCTCTACGAGATGCGGCGCAAGGCGTACGGGCGGGCCACGGAGGCACCCGGCAACCCCAGCTCGGCGGGCAAGCCGCCGGCCGTCTCCGGCGACGCCGGCACGGCGGTGCGGTACGCCTACGGCGCGGTCGGCAAGCCCTACGGCTACGCCCAGGACGGCCCCGGCAGCTACGACTGCTCCGGCCTGACGCTCGCCGCCTGGCGGGCGGCCGGGAAGTCGCTGCCGCACAGCGCGGCGCAGCAGTGGGGGGCCACCACGCGGATCAGCCGCAGCCAGCTGCAACCGGGTGACCTGGTGTTCTACTCCGGGCTCGGGCACGTGGCGCTCTACGTCGGCAACGGCCAGATCATCGACGCGCCCAGCGCCGGACGCAACGTCAGCAAGCGCGGCATGAACATCATGACGATCGCCGGCTACGGCCGGGTCTGA
- a CDS encoding MurR/RpiR family transcriptional regulator has protein sequence MAKSSKISASHEPGGLIVHISGLLPSLSPAEQRVARLVVADPADAARRTITDLATAAETSEATVIRFCRSVGMDGYPQLRIRLAAEAARRIEPPDARVVGGDIPPGADLAQIIATIAFNDARAVEETAEQLDPAVCERVVEAIGAAGRIDVYGAGASGFVASDFQQKLHRIGRIAFYFPDVHTALTSAALLGRGDVAVGISHTGTTSDVIEVLEQARARGATTVALTNFPRSPITEVADHVLTTAARETTYRSGATASRLAQLTVVDCLFVGVAARSRARTKKALEATAEAVQSHRVGPGRRRG, from the coding sequence GTGGCGAAGAGTTCGAAGATTTCTGCGAGTCACGAGCCCGGTGGACTGATCGTCCACATCAGCGGCCTGCTGCCCTCGCTGTCCCCGGCCGAACAGCGGGTGGCCCGGCTGGTCGTCGCCGATCCGGCGGACGCGGCCCGGCGTACGATCACCGACCTCGCCACCGCCGCCGAGACGTCCGAGGCGACAGTGATCCGCTTCTGCCGCTCGGTCGGCATGGACGGCTACCCCCAGCTGCGGATCCGGCTCGCCGCCGAGGCCGCCCGCCGGATCGAGCCGCCGGACGCGCGGGTGGTCGGCGGCGACATCCCGCCGGGTGCCGACCTCGCCCAGATCATCGCCACGATCGCGTTCAACGACGCCCGGGCCGTGGAGGAGACCGCCGAGCAGCTCGACCCGGCGGTCTGCGAGCGAGTGGTCGAGGCGATCGGCGCGGCCGGCCGGATCGACGTCTACGGCGCGGGCGCCAGCGGCTTCGTCGCCTCCGATTTCCAGCAGAAGCTGCACCGCATCGGCCGCATCGCGTTCTACTTTCCGGACGTGCACACCGCGCTCACCTCCGCCGCCCTGCTGGGCCGCGGCGACGTGGCGGTCGGCATCTCGCACACCGGCACCACGTCCGACGTCATCGAGGTGCTGGAGCAGGCCCGGGCGCGCGGTGCCACGACAGTGGCGCTGACCAACTTCCCGCGCTCGCCGATCACCGAGGTCGCGGACCACGTGCTCACCACTGCCGCCCGGGAGACGACATACCGCTCCGGCGCGACCGCCAGCCGGCTGGCCCAGCTCACAGTGGTCGACTGCCTCTTCGTCGGTGTGGCCGCCCGCAGCCGGGCCCGGACGAAGAAGGCCCTGGAGGCCACCGCCGAGGCGGTCCAGTCGCACCGGGTCGGCCCCGGGCGGAGGCGGGGATGA
- the murQ gene encoding N-acetylmuramic acid 6-phosphate etherase, with amino-acid sequence MTAGRVERDGVAAVRPVVRVGAPTERRNPHSVDLDLMSTRDVLTVINEADRRVPAAVAAVLDEIAETVDLAVAALRDGHRVHYFGAGTSGRLGVLDAAELAPTFNSPRHWFCSHLAGGPDAMWRAVEDAEDDERGGAADAAECVRHGDLVVGLAASGRTPYVLGALAASRAQGAGTVLLCANPEAEAAASVDVFIGVDTGPEVVTGSTRMKAGTAQKLVLNTFSTAVMVRLGRVYSNLMIDMVATNAKLRGRMISILMEATGCAEEVCRVALREADGDLKTALVALVSGAEVPAARAALARSAHQVRGALELLAS; translated from the coding sequence ATGACGGCGGGTCGGGTGGAGCGGGACGGCGTGGCGGCGGTGCGACCGGTGGTGCGCGTCGGCGCGCCGACCGAGCGGCGCAACCCGCACAGCGTCGACCTCGACCTGATGTCCACCCGGGACGTGCTCACCGTGATCAACGAGGCGGACCGGCGGGTGCCGGCCGCGGTCGCCGCGGTGCTGGACGAGATCGCCGAGACGGTCGACCTGGCCGTGGCCGCGCTGCGCGACGGGCACCGGGTGCACTACTTCGGGGCCGGCACCTCCGGTCGCCTCGGCGTGCTGGACGCGGCCGAACTGGCGCCGACGTTCAACTCGCCGCGGCACTGGTTCTGCTCGCACCTCGCCGGCGGCCCGGACGCGATGTGGCGGGCCGTCGAGGACGCCGAGGACGACGAGCGCGGTGGCGCCGCCGACGCCGCCGAGTGCGTACGCCACGGCGACCTCGTGGTGGGCCTGGCGGCCAGCGGGCGCACCCCGTACGTCCTCGGGGCGCTCGCCGCGTCCCGGGCGCAGGGGGCCGGTACGGTGCTGCTCTGCGCGAATCCGGAGGCCGAGGCCGCCGCGTCGGTGGACGTCTTCATCGGGGTGGACACCGGGCCGGAGGTGGTCACCGGGTCGACCCGGATGAAGGCCGGCACGGCGCAGAAGCTGGTGCTCAACACGTTCTCCACGGCCGTGATGGTGCGTCTGGGCCGGGTCTACTCGAACCTCATGATCGACATGGTGGCGACCAACGCCAAACTGCGCGGCCGCATGATCTCGATTCTCATGGAGGCCACCGGCTGCGCCGAGGAGGTGTGCCGGGTCGCCCTGCGGGAGGCCGACGGCGACCTCAAGACCGCGCTCGTCGCGCTCGTCTCCGGCGCCGAGGTGCCGGCCGCCCGGGCCGCGCTGGCCCGCTCCGCCCACCAGGTACGCGGCGCGCTCGAACTGCTCGCCTCCTGA
- a CDS encoding SDR family NAD(P)-dependent oxidoreductase, producing the protein MTERTVLVTGGTGGLGGAVTAAFLDAGWRVVVPQREPGTDDGPVRVVADLLTPEGAARAVEAATAEPAAPLRAVVNLVGGYAAGALVHETPVEDFERMLRLNLRPTYLVTHAALPHLMASGDGAVVCVSARAAVTPFPGASGYATAKAAVRAFAETVAVEYRQRGVRCNTVLPSVIDTPANRAAQPDADHGRWVPPAEIAEVIRFLASPESAPTSGASIPVYGRA; encoded by the coding sequence ATGACGGAACGCACGGTGCTGGTGACCGGAGGCACGGGTGGGCTCGGCGGCGCGGTCACCGCCGCCTTCCTCGACGCGGGCTGGCGGGTGGTCGTACCCCAGCGGGAGCCCGGGACGGACGACGGCCCGGTCCGGGTCGTGGCCGACCTGCTGACGCCCGAGGGGGCCGCGCGGGCGGTCGAGGCCGCGACCGCCGAACCGGCCGCACCGCTGCGCGCGGTGGTCAACCTCGTCGGCGGGTACGCCGCCGGCGCCCTGGTGCACGAGACCCCGGTCGAGGACTTCGAGCGGATGCTGCGGCTCAACCTGCGCCCGACGTACCTGGTCACCCACGCGGCGCTGCCGCACCTCATGGCGTCCGGCGACGGCGCGGTGGTCTGTGTCTCGGCCCGGGCGGCGGTCACGCCGTTCCCCGGCGCCTCCGGCTACGCCACCGCGAAGGCCGCGGTGCGGGCGTTCGCCGAGACGGTCGCGGTCGAGTACCGGCAGCGCGGCGTGCGGTGCAACACCGTGCTGCCGAGCGTCATCGACACCCCGGCCAACCGCGCCGCCCAGCCCGACGCCGACCACGGGCGCTGGGTGCCGCCGGCCGAGATCGCCGAGGTGATCCGCTTCCTGGCCTCCCCCGAGTCCGCGCCCACCAGCGGCGCGAGCATCCCGGTCTACGGGCGGGCCTGA
- a CDS encoding DUF6158 family protein, giving the protein MTESVRRDASPEQRVAEWDGDHARTVDADGEQLGVDPVELGDDDLVREMQSLHRTRLDTLRHATDSALANHLRRTAELETEYLARHPGREVDPSRLRDA; this is encoded by the coding sequence ATGACCGAATCGGTACGCCGGGACGCGAGCCCGGAACAGCGGGTCGCGGAGTGGGACGGCGACCACGCCCGTACCGTCGACGCGGACGGCGAGCAACTCGGGGTGGACCCGGTGGAGCTGGGTGACGACGACCTGGTCCGGGAGATGCAGAGCCTGCACCGCACCCGGCTGGACACGCTGCGGCACGCCACCGACTCGGCGCTCGCCAACCACCTGCGGCGCACCGCCGAACTGGAGACGGAGTACCTGGCCCGGCACCCCGGCCGGGAGGTCGACCCGAGCCGGCTGCGGGACGCCTGA
- a CDS encoding DUF1360 domain-containing protein, producing MTGSGLKQKVARLRQAYAPHEHRPLEGYLKAMGTYAGVTAALVGLVRATGRPVPERPTPADVVLLSIATHKLSRLLSKDAITSPLRAPFTRYDHPIGSGEVMEQVRDEGSPTRHALGELVSCPFCLAVWVATGLTGGLVLAPRLTRLVATALTAVAASDFLQMGYAVAQQAAEGGRHEA from the coding sequence TTGACCGGGAGTGGCCTGAAGCAGAAGGTGGCGCGCCTGCGCCAGGCGTACGCACCGCACGAGCACCGGCCGCTGGAGGGCTACCTGAAGGCGATGGGCACGTACGCCGGTGTCACAGCCGCGCTCGTCGGCCTGGTCCGCGCGACCGGCCGGCCGGTGCCCGAGCGGCCCACGCCCGCGGACGTGGTGCTGCTCTCGATCGCCACGCACAAGCTCAGCCGGCTGCTGTCCAAGGACGCGATCACCAGCCCGCTGCGGGCGCCGTTCACCCGCTACGACCACCCGATCGGCAGCGGCGAGGTGATGGAGCAGGTCCGCGACGAGGGCAGCCCGACCCGGCACGCGCTCGGCGAGCTGGTGAGCTGCCCGTTCTGCCTGGCGGTGTGGGTGGCCACCGGGCTCACCGGCGGTCTGGTGCTGGCGCCCCGGCTGACCCGGCTGGTCGCCACCGCGCTGACCGCGGTGGCCGCCTCCGACTTCCTCCAGATGGGGTACGCGGTCGCCCAGCAGGCGGCCGAGGGCGGTCGCCACGAGGCGTGA
- a CDS encoding DUF6232 family protein — translation MQTDRSAAQPPRSPRPAAPRLLYARPGIVVTAERFTVGRNSWPVAEITQLRTDRGPHDRLAIRAVAVSAAMIAAVGLLLGFTGGLHRLTAGAYLMLGAVGLVPLLLVLIGDRVRPPSHELWGRVRGTEVLLFSSDDERQFGQVARALGRAREAARLGGWADPPAAEPWRPAR, via the coding sequence GTGCAGACCGACCGCTCCGCCGCCCAGCCGCCCCGCTCGCCGCGACCGGCCGCACCCAGGCTGCTCTACGCCCGGCCCGGCATCGTCGTCACCGCCGAGCGTTTCACCGTCGGCCGCAACAGCTGGCCGGTGGCCGAGATCACCCAGCTCCGGACCGACCGCGGGCCGCACGACCGGCTCGCGATCCGGGCGGTCGCCGTGTCCGCCGCGATGATCGCCGCGGTCGGCCTGCTGCTCGGCTTCACCGGCGGCCTGCACCGGCTCACCGCCGGGGCGTACCTCATGCTCGGCGCCGTCGGGCTGGTGCCGCTGCTGCTCGTGCTGATCGGCGACCGCGTGCGGCCCCCTTCGCACGAGCTGTGGGGACGGGTGCGCGGCACCGAGGTGCTGCTGTTCAGCAGCGACGACGAGCGGCAGTTCGGCCAGGTCGCCCGCGCGCTGGGGCGGGCCCGGGAGGCGGCGCGGCTGGGCGGCTGGGCCGACCCGCCGGCGGCCGAGCCGTGGCGGCCGGCCCGGTGA
- a CDS encoding 3-deoxy-7-phosphoheptulonate synthase — protein MPTVTTSQDAHRVIDQRIDRVVPLTTPALLHHHLPLETPLAEAVVAGRRAVGRVLDRDDDRLLVVVGPCSVHDPAAALEYAGRLREAAARVADDLLVVMRVYFEKPRSTVGWKGLINDPALDGSGDVNTGLRTARALLLDVLRLGLPVGCEFLDPITPQYIADTVAWGAIGARTVESQVHRQLASGLSMPIGMKNRPDGSIATAVDAIRAAGVPHVFPGIDVSGTPAIMHTRGNADGHLVLRGGGGRPNYDAESVAGALELLRAAGLPERVVVDASHANSGKDHRNQPLVAADVAAQLAAGQRGIAGIMLESFLVPGRQDLDPTRELAYGQSVTDACIGWDATAEVLDHLAQAVRARRATLPAPA, from the coding sequence ATCCCCACCGTGACCACGTCCCAGGACGCCCATCGGGTCATCGACCAGCGCATCGACCGTGTGGTGCCGCTGACCACCCCGGCCCTGCTGCACCACCACCTGCCGCTCGAGACCCCGCTGGCCGAGGCCGTCGTGGCGGGCCGCCGTGCCGTCGGCCGGGTGCTGGACCGCGACGACGACCGGCTGCTCGTCGTCGTCGGCCCCTGCTCCGTGCACGACCCGGCCGCCGCCCTGGAGTACGCGGGCCGGCTGCGCGAGGCCGCCGCCCGGGTCGCCGACGATTTGCTCGTGGTGATGCGTGTCTACTTCGAGAAGCCGCGCTCGACGGTGGGCTGGAAGGGCCTGATCAACGACCCGGCGCTGGACGGCTCCGGCGACGTGAACACGGGCCTGCGTACCGCGCGGGCGCTCCTGCTCGACGTGCTGCGGCTGGGCCTGCCGGTGGGCTGCGAGTTCCTCGACCCGATCACCCCGCAGTACATCGCGGACACGGTGGCCTGGGGCGCGATCGGCGCGCGGACGGTGGAGAGCCAGGTGCACCGGCAGCTCGCCTCCGGGCTGTCCATGCCGATCGGCATGAAGAACCGCCCGGACGGCAGCATCGCCACCGCCGTGGACGCGATCCGGGCCGCCGGGGTGCCGCACGTCTTCCCCGGCATCGACGTCTCCGGCACCCCGGCGATCATGCACACCCGGGGCAACGCGGACGGGCACCTCGTGCTGCGTGGCGGGGGCGGCCGGCCGAACTACGACGCGGAGTCGGTGGCCGGGGCGCTGGAACTGCTGCGGGCCGCGGGCCTGCCGGAGCGGGTGGTGGTCGACGCCAGCCACGCCAACAGCGGCAAGGACCACCGCAACCAGCCGCTCGTCGCCGCCGACGTGGCCGCCCAGCTCGCCGCCGGCCAGCGCGGGATCGCCGGCATCATGCTGGAGAGCTTCCTGGTGCCGGGCCGGCAGGACCTGGACCCGACCCGGGAGCTGGCGTACGGCCAGTCGGTCACCGACGCCTGCATCGGCTGGGACGCCACCGCCGAGGTCCTCGACCACCTCGCCCAGGCCGTGCGGGCCCGCCGGGCCACGCTCCCGGCGCCGGCCTGA
- a CDS encoding sigma-70 family RNA polymerase sigma factor: MARNRATGASEGTVAIVDKNIGMRTDEVAEERDLVGVYLHEISRTPLLDAAREVDLSKAIEAGLYAEHLLDEDRIPDGVDREDLERLVAEGERAKDLFIRANLRLVVSIARRYVRSGMPMLDLIQEGNTGLVRAVEKFDYERGFKFSTYATWWIRQAISRAIAQQERTVRLPVHLVEDVNRMRNVARQLTRELGSDPEPEQIATALGVTVERVNELVRWSQDTVSLDTPVGDDGDTNLGDLVADSDAPSPEEIVLTGLERQRIEGLLNHLDDRSAGIMRARYGLEDGREHSLTEVASRFSLSRERIRQLEIQALGRLRELARAEGLQAA; the protein is encoded by the coding sequence ATGGCAAGGAACCGGGCAACCGGCGCGAGCGAGGGGACCGTGGCAATCGTGGACAAGAACATCGGCATGCGTACCGACGAGGTCGCCGAGGAGCGGGACCTGGTCGGCGTCTACCTGCACGAGATCTCCCGGACGCCGCTGCTCGACGCCGCCCGGGAGGTCGACCTCTCCAAGGCGATCGAGGCGGGCCTCTACGCCGAGCACCTGCTCGACGAGGATCGGATCCCCGACGGCGTCGACCGGGAGGACCTGGAGCGGCTGGTCGCCGAGGGTGAGCGCGCGAAGGACCTGTTCATCCGCGCGAACCTGCGACTGGTCGTGTCGATCGCCCGGCGCTACGTGCGCTCCGGGATGCCCATGCTGGACCTGATCCAGGAGGGCAACACCGGCCTGGTCCGGGCGGTCGAGAAGTTCGACTACGAGCGGGGCTTCAAGTTCTCCACCTACGCGACCTGGTGGATCCGTCAGGCCATCAGCCGGGCGATCGCCCAGCAGGAGCGGACCGTACGGCTGCCCGTGCACCTGGTCGAGGACGTCAACCGGATGCGCAACGTGGCCCGGCAGCTCACCCGTGAGCTGGGCAGCGACCCGGAGCCGGAGCAGATCGCGACCGCGCTCGGCGTGACCGTCGAGCGGGTCAACGAGCTGGTCCGCTGGTCGCAGGACACCGTCTCGCTGGACACCCCGGTGGGTGACGACGGTGACACCAACCTCGGTGACCTGGTCGCCGACAGCGACGCGCCGTCGCCCGAGGAGATCGTGCTGACCGGCCTGGAGCGGCAGCGGATCGAGGGCCTGCTCAACCACCTCGACGACCGTTCCGCCGGCATCATGCGGGCGCGGTACGGCCTGGAGGACGGGCGGGAGCACTCGCTGACCGAGGTCGCGTCGCGGTTCTCGCTGTCCCGCGAGCGCATCCGCCAGCTGGAGATCCAGGCTCTCGGCCGGCTGCGTGAGCTGGCTCGCGCGGAGGGGCTCCAGGCGGCCTGA
- a CDS encoding DUF3817 domain-containing protein, whose amino-acid sequence MGGAFTRYRVIAWIVGVALVVLVLIGMPLKYGFDNPSVVAVVGVAHGWLYMLYLALTFDLSRRANWPLKRMLLVMLAGTVPFVSFYAERRVSHWVAAEARPRTPEPVAG is encoded by the coding sequence GTGGGCGGAGCCTTTACCCGGTACCGCGTGATCGCCTGGATCGTGGGCGTGGCGCTCGTGGTGCTGGTCCTGATCGGCATGCCGCTGAAGTACGGCTTCGACAACCCGAGCGTGGTGGCCGTGGTCGGCGTGGCGCACGGCTGGCTGTACATGCTCTATCTGGCGCTCACGTTCGATCTGTCGCGCCGGGCGAACTGGCCGCTGAAGCGGATGCTGCTGGTGATGCTCGCCGGCACCGTGCCGTTCGTCTCGTTCTACGCCGAGCGGCGGGTGAGCCACTGGGTGGCCGCCGAGGCCCGGCCGCGGACGCCGGAGCCGGTCGCGGGCTGA